Proteins encoded together in one Vitis vinifera cultivar Pinot Noir 40024 chromosome 4, ASM3070453v1 window:
- the LOC100855255 gene encoding glutamate receptor 2.8: MRNDLAQQGFALFFLSLWVLFIEMGMAQNTTIPVNVGVVLDFDTSFGKMGLSCIPMALSDFYASHGNYKTRLVLKTRDSRRDVVGAAAAALDLIQNEEVQAIIGPGSSMQANFLIVLGQKAQVPIISFSASSPSLSSLRSQYFIRATLNDSAQVPAIIAIFQAFEWREAVLIYVDNEYGDGIIPYMTDALQGIDVRVTYRSVISPSATDDQIGEELYKLMTMQTRVFIVHMVTPLGSRFFTKADEIGMMEEGYVWILTDGLTDLLSTLDPLVIDSMQGVLGIKPHVPRTKELENFRVRWKRKFQQDHPKDETSELNIFGLWAYDAASALAMAVEKVGATNLSFQKTNISSNSTDLDTIGVSQIGPKLLQSLLSTKFKGLSGDFQIFDGQLHPTAFQIVNVIGKGERGIGFWTPKNGIIRRLKFTNANSNTYSTSKDNLGAIVWPGEPTYFPKGWVLPVNEKKLKIGVPVKDGFSEFVKVTWDPNTNATKVTGYCIDVFDAVMGSLPYAVPYEYIPFGTPDGKPAGNYNDLIYQVFLKKYDAVVGDTTIVANRSNYVDFTLPYTESGVSMIVPIKDNKSKSAWIFLKPLTWDLWVTSACFFVFIGFVIWVLEHRINEDFRGPPSHQVGTIFWFSFSTMVFAQKERIVSNLARFVMIIWFFVVLILTQSYTASLTSMLTVQQLQPTVTDIKELRAKDEYVGYQQGSFVLGFLKRMNFDESKFRIYNSPEELAELISKGSANGGIAAAFDEIPYMKLFIAQHCSKYTMVQPTYKFDGFGFAFPRGSPLVQDVSRAVLKVTEGDEMVKIEKEWFGKKTSCSDDNGSSLSSNNISLDSFWGLFLIAGATSSLALIIGIAMFLHKHRVVVMGEDSVSEKIKTLATRFDQKDLSSHTFRIPDQPYSGSTEPMAAVGASPSVINCLPRPSTLSNQTINEISLSGEQGTFSSEHGGGGSSTTPSRQSSPVIVPAVELVNLNQERTNIPPTSH, encoded by the exons ATGAGAAACGACCTTGCCCAACAGGGGTTCGCCCTCTTCTTTCTCTCCCTATGGGTTCTCTTCATAGAAATGGGCATGGCGCAGAACACAACAATCCCAGTTAACGTGGGAGTGGTCCTTGACTTTGATACATCGTTTGGAAAGATGGGTCTGAGCTGCATCCCCATGGCCCTCTCAGATTTCTATGCCTCTCATGGTAACTACAAGACTAGGCTCGTTCTGAAGACTAGAGACTCCAGAAGAGATGTTGTTGGTGCAGCTGCAGCAG CTCTAGATCTAATACAAAATGAGGAAGTGCAAGCCATCATAGGGCCAGGGTCATCCATGCAGGCCAACTTCCTGATTGTCCTGGGACAAAAAGCCCAGGTTcccattatttcattttctgCATCAAGCCCTTCTCTTTCTTCCCTCAGGAGTCAATACTTTATCCGAGCCACTCTAAATGACTCAGCTCAAGTACCAGCAATAATAGCAATTTTCCAAGCCTTTGAGTGGAGAGAAGCTGTGCTTATTTACGTAGACAATGAGTATGGGGATGGAATTATACCTTATATGACCGATGCCTTGCAAGGGATTGATGTCCGTGTCACCTACCGTAGTGTAATTTCTCCATCAGCCACTGATGATCAAATTGGTGAAGAGCTTTACAAGCTGATGACAATGCAAACTAGAGTTTTCATTGTACACATGGTTACGCCTCTCGGCTCTCGCTTTTTTACCAAAGCAGATGAGATTGGAATGATGGAAGAAGGCTATGTTTGGATACTAACTGATGGGCTAACTGACCTCTTGAGTACTTTGGATCCCTTAGTCATTGACTCAATGCAGGGGGTGCTGGGCATAAAGCCTCATGTTCCAAGAACAAAAGAGCTCGAAAATTTCAGAGTCCGATGGAAAAGGAAGTTCCAGCAAGATCATCCAAAAGATGAGACCTCTGAGCTGAACATTTTTGGATTATGGGCGTATGACGCTGCTTCTGCACTAGCCATGGCAGTTGAGAAAGTTGGGGCAACAAATTTAAGCTTCCAAAAGACTAATATTTCCAGCAATTCAACGGATCTTGACACCATTGGAGTCTCACAAATTGGTCCAAAGCTTCTCCAGTCACTGTTAAGTACGAAATTTAAAGGCCTCAGTggagattttcaaatttttgatgGTCAACTACACCCCACAGCCTTTCAGATAGTTAATGTGATTGGTAAAGGGGAAAGAGGGATAGGATTTTGGACTccgaaaaatggaattataagAAGACTGAAATTCACAAACGCAAATTCAAACACATATTCCACTTCTAAGGACAATCTAGGAGCAATTGTATGGCCTGGAGAACCTACTTATTTCCCTAAAGGTTGGGTGCTTCCAGTAAACGAGAAGAAGTTGAAAATAGGGGTTCCAGTGAAGGATGGTTTTAGTGAATTTGTAAAAGTGACATGGGATCCTAACACTAATGCAACAAAGGTCACTGGGTACTGCATAGATGTCTTTGATGCGGTGATGGGTTCACTACCATATGCTGTTCCTTACGAGTACATTCCCTTTGGAACCCCAGACGGCAAGCCTGCCGGCAACTACAACGATTTGATATATCAAGTGTTTCTAAAG AAGTATGATGCCGTGGTGGGAGATACTACAATTGTAGCGAACAGGTCCAACTATGTAGATTTTACACTACCTTACACTGAATCTGGCGTATCAATGATCGTGCCCATCAAAGACAACAAAAGCAAAAGCGCATGGATTTTCTTGAAGCCATTGACTTGGGACCTCTGGGTGACTAGTGCgtgtttctttgttttcatcGGCTTTGTAATTTGGGTTCTTGAACATCGAATAAATGAAGATTTCAGGGGCCCTCCTTCACATCAAGTAGGCACCATCTTCTGGTTCTCCTTCTCAACTATGGTGTTTGCACAGA aggaGAGAATTGTGAGCAACTTGGCTCGGTTTGTGATGATCATATGGTTCTTTGTGGTGCTCATCCTCACTCAAAGTTACACCGCCAGCTTGACCTCAATGTTAACCGTCCAACAGCTCCAGCCAACCGTTACAGACATAAAAGAGCTAAGAGCGAAAGATGAGTATGTAGGTTACCAACAAGGCTCTTTCGTTCTCGGATTCTTGAAAAGGATGAACTTTGACGAATCCAAGTTTAGGATCTATAATTCTCCAGAAGAATTAGCTGAACTAATCTCGAAAGGGAGTGCAAATGGAGGTATTGCTGCTGCCTTTGACGAGATACCTTACATGAAGCTGTTCATTGCACAGCATTGCTCGAAATATACCATGGTTCAACCAACATACAAATTTGATGGGTTCGGATTT GCCTTCCCAAGAGGTTCTCCTCTCGTACAGGATGTTTCAAGGGCAGTCTTAAAGGTGACTGAGGGAGATGAAATGGTAAAGATTGAAAAAGAGTGGTTTGGGAAAAAAACTAGTTGTTCAGATGATAATGGAAGCTCACTTTCTTCTAACAATATCAGCCTTGATAGCTTTTGGGGCCTTTTCCTCATTGCTGGAGCCACTTCATCTTTAGCTCTGATCATAGGTATTGCCATGTTCCTGCATAAACATAGAGTTGTGGTAATGGGCGAAGATTCAGTATCAGAAAAGATTAAAACCTTGGCTACACGTTTTGATCAAAAAGACCTCAGCTCTCATACTTTCAGAATACCTGACCAGCCATACAGCGGTAGCACTGAGCCTATGGCTGCAGTTGGAGCCTCTCCATCAGTGATTAACTGCTTGCCAAGGCCATCAACCCTTTCCAACCAAACCATTAATGAGATTTCCCTCTCCGGAGAACAAGGGACCTTTTCTTCAGAGCACGGTGGTGGTGGGAGCTCAACCACACCTAGTAGGCAATCATCGCCAGTGATAGTACCTGCTGTTGAGCTTGTTAATTTAAATCAAGAGAGAACAAATATACCTCCAACATCACATTAG